A window from Sphingobacterium hotanense encodes these proteins:
- a CDS encoding penicillin-binding protein 1A, producing the protein MKREAKSSNLTEEDVKRYTRNFWKILIGLVLFGALFLLSVRIGIFGKLPTFKDLENPKSNLASEIITDDNRVLGTYYVHNRSNVKYSELSPFLVQALVSTEDKRFYEHSGIDYSRTISTVLLTLSGNKQGGSTITQQLALNLFGEQRARSSVKRIMQKFQEWITAVRLERNYTKEEIIMMYFNTVDFGAYNTFGIKSAARTYFNTTPDKLTAEQAALLVGMLKGPGQYSPVRQKERALQRRNLVLANMRNQNFITAEDYAKASEKPLGLKLTISNYGEGLAPYFRAVLKEEIKKEFQRLAITKPDGTPYDLDRDGLKIYTPINYKMQQHAEEAQKEWMTRLQREFDKQWKRRNAFTGKNANLLEKGMKRSDRYIALKAEGLSDAQIRKEFDKKVQMNLFTWKGNIDTTMTPMDSIRYTKLFLRNAMMAMEPKTGYIKAWVGGINFEHFKYDQVRLGTRQVGSTAKPFVYAYAIDNGYGPCVSIPNHSRTYGNWTPRGTQQGGDPITLKNAIKYSQNYASAYLINEVGAANVADLTKRMGVNSNIPNELSIALGSYDASLFDMVGAYSAFVNQGTWVEPTMILRVEDKNGAPIYEKAPKVLKALNSETAYAMVDMLKGVVDGGTGNRLRWDPNFGGLKNPIGGKTGTTNDNSDAWFIGVTPDLVTGVWTGAEDRGISFSSMQYGQGAAAAMPVFGLFMKRVYADKDLHYTQEDFPMPPGGITRFEMNCSNFSQFYGNDPSRTETPLTEDDRLGF; encoded by the coding sequence ATGAAGAGAGAAGCAAAAAGTAGTAATCTTACCGAAGAAGACGTAAAAAGGTATACGCGTAATTTCTGGAAAATCTTAATTGGACTGGTGTTGTTTGGCGCACTATTTCTACTCAGTGTCCGCATCGGTATTTTCGGAAAGTTACCAACCTTCAAAGACTTAGAAAATCCCAAAAGTAATTTAGCATCTGAAATTATTACTGACGATAATCGCGTATTAGGAACCTATTATGTGCATAATCGCTCCAACGTAAAATATTCTGAATTATCTCCATTCCTTGTTCAAGCCTTGGTTTCTACGGAGGACAAGCGTTTCTACGAGCACTCAGGTATCGATTATTCACGTACGATATCTACGGTTTTATTAACCCTAAGTGGAAACAAGCAGGGAGGTAGTACGATTACCCAGCAATTAGCGCTGAACCTTTTTGGTGAACAAAGAGCGCGCAGCTCGGTGAAGCGTATCATGCAGAAGTTTCAGGAATGGATTACTGCGGTTCGTTTAGAGCGTAATTATACCAAAGAAGAGATCATCATGATGTACTTCAATACGGTAGACTTTGGAGCCTATAATACTTTCGGAATTAAATCAGCAGCTCGTACTTATTTCAATACCACTCCAGATAAGCTGACTGCGGAGCAAGCTGCTTTATTGGTAGGGATGTTGAAAGGTCCAGGCCAGTACTCACCGGTTAGACAAAAAGAAAGAGCATTGCAACGTCGTAATTTGGTGTTGGCTAACATGCGTAATCAGAACTTTATCACGGCTGAGGATTATGCAAAGGCATCGGAGAAACCTTTAGGTCTGAAATTAACGATTTCGAACTATGGCGAAGGTCTAGCGCCTTATTTCCGAGCGGTGTTGAAAGAGGAAATCAAGAAAGAATTTCAGCGTCTAGCTATCACAAAACCTGATGGTACTCCATACGATTTAGATCGTGACGGATTAAAAATCTACACCCCGATTAACTATAAAATGCAACAGCACGCTGAAGAAGCTCAGAAAGAGTGGATGACGCGCTTGCAGCGTGAGTTTGATAAACAATGGAAGCGCCGCAATGCTTTTACAGGCAAGAACGCAAACCTTTTAGAAAAAGGGATGAAGCGTTCGGATCGTTATATCGCATTGAAAGCAGAAGGTTTGTCGGACGCACAGATTCGTAAGGAATTTGATAAGAAAGTTCAAATGAATCTATTTACCTGGAAGGGTAATATCGATACGACGATGACTCCAATGGATTCTATCCGCTACACCAAGCTCTTCTTACGCAATGCGATGATGGCGATGGAGCCAAAGACAGGTTATATCAAAGCTTGGGTCGGTGGTATCAACTTTGAGCATTTCAAATATGATCAAGTACGCTTAGGAACTCGCCAAGTAGGTTCCACCGCGAAGCCGTTTGTGTATGCTTATGCTATTGATAATGGCTACGGACCGTGTGTATCTATTCCTAACCATTCTAGAACTTACGGTAACTGGACACCGCGCGGAACACAGCAAGGTGGTGACCCTATTACGTTGAAAAATGCAATCAAGTACTCACAAAACTATGCTTCTGCATATCTGATCAATGAAGTTGGAGCAGCAAACGTTGCGGATCTAACGAAGCGTATGGGGGTTAACTCAAATATCCCTAATGAGCTTTCCATTGCGTTGGGTTCTTACGATGCTTCTTTGTTTGATATGGTTGGTGCATATTCAGCTTTTGTTAATCAGGGCACTTGGGTAGAACCGACCATGATTTTACGTGTTGAAGATAAAAACGGCGCACCGATTTATGAAAAAGCACCAAAGGTATTGAAGGCTTTGAACAGCGAAACAGCATATGCTATGGTGGATATGTTGAAAGGCGTAGTTGATGGTGGTACGGGTAATCGATTGAGATGGGATCCCAACTTTGGTGGATTGAAAAACCCAATTGGTGGTAAAACAGGTACTACGAATGATAACTCTGATGCTTGGTTTATTGGTGTAACTCCAGACCTGGTTACAGGTGTTTGGACTGGTGCGGAGGATAGAGGTATTAGCTTCAGCAGTATGCAATATGGACAAGGTGCCGCTGCGGCGATGCCGGTATTCGGGTTGTTCATGAAACGCGTCTATGCAGACAAGGATCTTCATTATACGCAGGAAGACTTCCCAATGCCTCCAGGTGGAATAACGCGTTTTGAAATGAACTGTTCGAACTTCTCTCAATTCTATGGAAATGATCCAAGTAGAACAGAAACACCGTTGACAGAAGATGATCGACTAGGATTCTAG
- the uvrC gene encoding excinuclease ABC subunit UvrC, which produces MMEFDYRKELTKIPHRPGVYQYFDKEGTLIYVGKAKDLKNRVGSYFVNSDQLNSKTRVLVRKINRIAFTIVDTEIDAWLLENSLIKKHQPRYNVMLKDDKTYPWIVIKHERFPRIFWTRKYIKDGSRYFGPYASVGMMHIVLDMIRELFPLRTCNLSLSQENIAKGKFKVCLEYQIGNCKGPCEGYQTEEDYNQNLSDIKDILNGKITVVTNRLKEQMQEAAGRMDFEGAQKFKMKLDKLANYQSKSTVVSSSITNVDVFSIASEDNYAFVNFLKVVNGVIIQTQTLEMKKRLDESDAELLAIAIPEIRSRFRSHSKEIIVPFELDIEGNEDNRFVVPKMGEKRKLLDLSLKNVAYFKKERLLQYEKLNPEVKTERVLKQMQKDLRLPVLPRHIECFDNSNIQGNYPVSAIVVFKDAKPSKKDYRHFNVKTVEGPNDFATMEEAVFRRYRRLLDEDQSLPQLIVIDGGKGQLGTALKSLRLLGIEKQVTVIGIAKRLEELFYPGDQYPLYLDKKSETLKIIQHLRDEAHRFGITFHRNQRSRKTFVSELDNIPGIGKVTVEKLLKTFKSVKKVREASDEDLKKVLNLKQIQALRQYFQ; this is translated from the coding sequence ATGATGGAATTTGATTACAGGAAAGAATTGACCAAGATACCCCATAGACCGGGAGTATACCAATATTTTGATAAAGAAGGGACTTTAATCTATGTCGGAAAGGCAAAAGATCTGAAGAACAGAGTGGGTTCTTATTTTGTCAATTCTGATCAACTGAACAGCAAGACTCGTGTGCTGGTCCGTAAAATCAACCGCATTGCTTTTACCATCGTAGACACCGAGATTGATGCCTGGCTTTTGGAGAATAGCCTGATCAAAAAGCATCAGCCTCGTTATAATGTCATGCTCAAAGATGATAAGACCTATCCTTGGATTGTCATCAAACATGAACGCTTCCCTCGAATCTTCTGGACCCGAAAATACATCAAAGACGGGTCGCGATATTTTGGTCCCTACGCTTCAGTAGGTATGATGCACATTGTTTTGGATATGATCCGAGAACTTTTCCCCCTACGCACCTGTAACCTAAGTCTTAGTCAGGAGAACATTGCAAAAGGGAAATTCAAAGTCTGTTTGGAGTATCAGATCGGCAATTGCAAAGGACCCTGTGAGGGTTATCAAACCGAAGAGGATTACAATCAGAATCTCAGCGATATCAAGGATATCTTAAACGGTAAAATTACAGTGGTGACCAACCGTTTGAAAGAGCAGATGCAGGAAGCGGCCGGACGGATGGATTTTGAAGGCGCGCAGAAATTTAAAATGAAGCTTGACAAACTTGCCAACTATCAAAGCAAGTCTACTGTCGTAAGTTCCTCGATTACCAATGTGGATGTGTTCAGCATTGCTTCGGAAGATAATTATGCTTTTGTAAACTTCCTGAAAGTCGTGAATGGCGTTATTATTCAAACGCAGACCTTGGAGATGAAAAAGCGTTTGGATGAATCCGATGCAGAGCTATTGGCTATTGCTATCCCGGAAATAAGGTCCCGCTTTCGGAGCCATTCTAAGGAGATTATAGTACCTTTCGAGTTAGACATCGAAGGGAATGAGGATAATCGATTTGTGGTGCCTAAAATGGGCGAGAAGCGAAAGCTACTCGACCTATCGCTCAAGAATGTGGCCTACTTTAAAAAAGAGCGTTTGTTGCAATATGAGAAGCTTAATCCGGAGGTGAAAACAGAACGCGTCTTAAAGCAGATGCAGAAGGATTTGCGCCTTCCTGTACTCCCTCGTCATATCGAATGTTTTGATAACTCCAATATTCAAGGGAATTATCCTGTATCGGCAATTGTTGTCTTTAAAGACGCTAAACCTTCGAAGAAAGATTATCGGCATTTCAACGTGAAGACAGTAGAAGGGCCAAACGACTTTGCGACAATGGAAGAGGCGGTTTTTAGGAGGTATAGAAGACTGCTGGACGAAGACCAAAGCCTACCTCAATTAATCGTCATTGACGGTGGAAAAGGACAATTGGGAACAGCATTGAAGAGTCTTAGACTGTTGGGGATTGAAAAGCAGGTCACCGTAATCGGTATTGCTAAACGTTTGGAAGAATTATTTTATCCGGGCGATCAATATCCCCTTTACTTAGATAAGAAATCAGAAACCCTAAAGATTATTCAGCATTTGCGTGATGAAGCGCATCGCTTCGGTATTACCTTCCACCGAAATCAGCGTAGTCGAAAGACTTTTGTTTCGGAGTTAGACAATATTCCCGGCATAGGGAAGGTGACGGTAGAGAAGCTGTTGAAGACCTTTAAGTCGGTAAAAAAGGTGCGAGAAGCTTCGGATGAGGACCTAAAAAAAGTGCTCAACCTTAAACAGATTCAAGCACTTCGACAGTATTTTCAGTAG
- a CDS encoding metal-sulfur cluster assembly factor, with protein MNIIIMDRLGLAPQIQDALATVYDPELKPANILDLGLVYEIITKENKQAKIVMTLTAPGCPVAGEIMNEVQQKVAAIDGIDEALVELTFDPPWTKDMMTEEAKLELGLL; from the coding sequence ATGAACATTATTATCATGGACAGGCTAGGTTTAGCCCCTCAAATACAAGATGCTTTAGCAACGGTCTATGACCCGGAATTGAAGCCTGCAAATATTCTGGATCTAGGTCTGGTTTATGAAATCATAACAAAAGAGAATAAGCAAGCGAAGATTGTCATGACGCTGACTGCACCGGGATGTCCGGTAGCTGGAGAAATCATGAATGAAGTGCAGCAAAAAGTAGCTGCCATCGATGGCATCGACGAAGCGCTGGTAGAACTTACTTTTGATCCGCCTTGGACAAAAGATATGATGACTGAAGAAGCAAAATTGGAATTAGGACTGCTTTAG
- a CDS encoding glycosyltransferase family 4 protein, whose amino-acid sequence MRILIIHNQYQHIGGEDFVMRQEMDILLKAHEVELYSVKNVKGIKGYLQYLSYPWNWKETKRIRSKVEEFKPDIIHIHNMHYALGPLFILHLKKLGIPMLLTLHNFRLICPSATLFHDGNIYLESIKSKFPWDAVKKKVLENSYIKTFWTAMTYWIHRNRGTFNAIDQYIVLSDFAKRIFAESSFPVSAEKFIVKPNFVAQIEPDSIVDDSSFIYIGRLSEEKGILPLLHAWKATNHPLKIFGTGPLQQDVEQICNHSPNIQYMGFQSREAISRHLAGATALVVPSVCYEAMPLSVLEAYSAGVPVLASNIGILTEMVVPLYTGLLFDPHHHTDIIQRLAEWVNLDAAKKLEIQENCRREYLQKYERALVMKQLEQIYQQVLAKGKGE is encoded by the coding sequence ATGCGGATTCTTATCATTCATAATCAATACCAACACATTGGAGGCGAAGATTTCGTCATGCGACAAGAAATGGATATCCTCCTGAAGGCGCATGAAGTAGAGTTATATTCCGTAAAGAACGTCAAAGGCATAAAAGGCTATTTGCAATACTTGAGTTACCCTTGGAATTGGAAAGAAACCAAGCGCATCCGTTCCAAAGTGGAGGAATTTAAGCCTGATATCATTCATATACACAACATGCATTATGCCTTAGGCCCGCTGTTTATTCTGCATTTGAAGAAGCTGGGAATTCCTATGTTGTTGACGCTGCATAATTTCCGGTTGATCTGCCCATCGGCTACATTATTTCACGATGGCAATATTTACCTGGAATCAATCAAGTCCAAGTTCCCCTGGGATGCTGTGAAAAAGAAAGTGTTGGAAAATTCGTATATTAAAACGTTTTGGACAGCTATGACCTATTGGATCCACCGCAATCGTGGAACTTTCAACGCTATTGATCAATACATTGTGCTCTCAGATTTTGCTAAACGAATATTTGCAGAATCCAGTTTTCCGGTTTCTGCGGAGAAGTTTATTGTGAAGCCCAACTTTGTTGCACAAATAGAGCCCGATAGCATCGTTGATGATAGCTCCTTTATTTACATCGGTCGTTTATCAGAGGAAAAAGGGATCCTCCCTTTATTACATGCTTGGAAAGCTACTAACCATCCCTTGAAGATATTTGGTACCGGTCCGCTACAACAAGACGTAGAACAGATCTGTAATCATTCTCCCAACATTCAGTACATGGGCTTTCAGTCGCGTGAAGCAATCAGTAGGCATTTGGCTGGAGCAACAGCACTCGTTGTGCCTTCTGTTTGCTATGAAGCCATGCCTTTGTCAGTATTGGAGGCTTACTCGGCTGGGGTACCGGTGCTAGCAAGCAATATTGGAATTTTAACGGAAATGGTTGTACCTTTGTATACAGGTCTACTTTTTGATCCACACCATCATACGGACATTATCCAGCGATTAGCTGAATGGGTCAATTTAGATGCTGCAAAGAAATTAGAAATTCAAGAGAATTGTCGTCGTGAATATCTGCAGAAATACGAGCGCGCGTTGGTGATGAAGCAACTCGAGCAAATTTATCAACAGGTATTGGCAAAAGGAAAAGGAGAATAG
- a CDS encoding polyprenyl synthetase family protein, translating to MFETHPYSTLVSQYLQERSFPQTPAYLYDPIRYILSLSGKRIRPMLALMGARLFGKENLQEVLPASCAIEYFHNFSLIHDDIMDKAPLRRGKPTVHMQWNDNVAILSGDALLVKAYEELAYCPADKIPALLRVFNQVALEVCEGQQLDMDFENMEIVSEQAYLNMIKLKTSVLLGGALKMGAILSDASEEQQQLIYDFGVNLGIAFQLQDDFLDVYGDPSSFGKQVGGDILCDKKTILRIRTQQLAEGENKEELQNLLFPNQLSDEEKITRMKKLYSTLAVDEYTNQLKEEYMQLAYNQLSAIGVPEANKAELFALADMLMNRVK from the coding sequence ATGTTCGAAACGCATCCCTACAGCACACTAGTTAGTCAATATCTGCAAGAACGCAGTTTTCCTCAGACGCCTGCTTATCTTTATGATCCCATTCGCTATATCCTCTCCCTTTCTGGAAAGCGCATTCGCCCAATGTTAGCATTGATGGGGGCACGTTTGTTTGGGAAAGAAAATCTACAGGAGGTATTGCCTGCAAGCTGTGCGATAGAATATTTCCACAACTTCTCACTGATTCATGATGATATCATGGATAAGGCGCCTTTGCGAAGAGGAAAGCCAACAGTGCATATGCAATGGAATGATAATGTAGCCATATTATCTGGTGATGCCCTATTAGTGAAAGCGTATGAAGAACTGGCGTATTGTCCGGCCGATAAGATTCCTGCATTGCTTCGCGTATTCAATCAAGTTGCTTTAGAAGTCTGCGAGGGACAGCAGCTGGATATGGATTTCGAGAATATGGAAATCGTGTCCGAGCAGGCTTATTTGAATATGATCAAGCTCAAAACATCGGTTTTACTAGGTGGAGCCTTGAAAATGGGGGCCATCCTATCAGACGCTAGTGAAGAGCAACAACAATTGATCTATGATTTCGGAGTGAACTTAGGAATTGCATTCCAATTACAGGATGATTTTCTAGATGTTTATGGCGATCCTTCTAGCTTTGGCAAGCAAGTAGGAGGCGATATTCTTTGCGATAAAAAGACCATTCTGCGTATCCGCACGCAGCAATTAGCAGAAGGCGAAAACAAAGAAGAATTGCAGAATCTTCTTTTTCCTAATCAGCTTAGTGACGAAGAAAAGATCACGAGGATGAAAAAGTTATACAGCACGCTTGCGGTTGATGAATACACAAATCAGCTAAAAGAAGAATATATGCAGTTGGCATACAATCAATTAAGCGCTATTGGTGTTCCTGAAGCGAATAAAGCAGAGCTTTTTGCATTGGCAGACATGCTGATGAACCGTGTTAAGTAA
- a CDS encoding amidohydrolase, with protein sequence MEPLKITIFQAYLFWENVDKNLQNLSLRLSALREKTDLIILPEMFNTGFTTNVEKCAETMSGKTMHWLYETSKKFDCVIAGTLIIEEEGKYYNRFIWMSPDGSYVHYDKRHLFSMANEDKVFTPGQSRVILPLKGWKICPMICYDLRFPIWSRNQNGAYDLLVYTASWPDKRSQHWRALIPARAIENQAFVIGVNRVGHDGNEVYYSGGSMCINPNGDVVYYKPEDEDLYTFTIYPKDLEENRDRFPFLDDQDQFKIL encoded by the coding sequence ATGGAGCCTTTAAAAATAACAATATTTCAAGCCTATCTTTTTTGGGAAAACGTCGATAAGAACTTGCAGAACCTTTCTTTGCGCCTATCGGCACTCAGAGAAAAGACAGACTTGATCATCCTGCCAGAAATGTTCAATACAGGTTTCACGACCAATGTCGAGAAGTGTGCTGAAACGATGTCGGGCAAAACAATGCACTGGCTCTATGAGACTTCCAAGAAGTTCGACTGTGTGATTGCCGGAACACTCATCATCGAGGAAGAAGGCAAATATTATAACCGCTTTATTTGGATGTCGCCAGATGGCAGCTATGTACACTATGACAAGCGCCATTTGTTTAGCATGGCAAACGAAGATAAGGTATTTACCCCAGGGCAATCCCGCGTGATATTGCCACTAAAGGGTTGGAAGATCTGCCCAATGATCTGTTATGACCTTAGATTCCCTATCTGGTCTAGAAATCAAAACGGAGCCTACGATTTATTGGTTTATACAGCGAGCTGGCCAGATAAACGATCGCAGCATTGGCGCGCTTTAATACCAGCACGCGCAATTGAAAACCAAGCGTTCGTTATTGGTGTCAATCGTGTCGGACATGATGGTAATGAAGTTTATTATTCAGGCGGTTCGATGTGTATCAATCCAAATGGTGATGTAGTGTATTATAAACCGGAGGACGAGGATTTATATACATTTACCATCTATCCGAAAGATCTAGAGGAAAACAGAGATCGCTTTCCTTTCCTTGATGATCAGGATCAATTCAAAATTCTCTAA
- a CDS encoding MarR family winged helix-turn-helix transcriptional regulator produces the protein MDVANMYQDEFYSFLTGRVSTAIGRRLQRNFKQIGLNITAEQWSILYFLWDSEGLSQQDLARLTFRDKPSISRLISNLEKQKLLVRVSGSGDRRTNQIYLTAQGHRIKDKCMAQAEKTISEAMEGVDRDSMRQAQQILEIVFNNLK, from the coding sequence ATGGATGTAGCAAACATGTACCAAGACGAATTCTATTCGTTCCTGACCGGTCGGGTTTCCACCGCGATAGGACGTCGTCTACAGCGTAATTTTAAACAGATAGGTTTAAATATTACCGCGGAGCAATGGAGTATCCTGTATTTCTTGTGGGATTCAGAAGGGTTAAGCCAGCAAGATCTTGCGCGTCTTACCTTTCGCGACAAGCCGAGTATTTCTCGCTTGATTTCCAACTTAGAGAAACAGAAATTATTAGTTCGTGTAAGCGGATCGGGGGACCGCAGAACAAATCAGATTTATTTAACTGCACAAGGCCATAGAATTAAAGATAAGTGTATGGCACAAGCAGAAAAAACTATCTCAGAAGCTATGGAGGGAGTCGATAGAGATTCTATGCGACAGGCTCAGCAGATTCTGGAGATAGTTTTTAACAACCTTAAATAA